A region of Synechococcus sp. MW101C3 DNA encodes the following proteins:
- a CDS encoding fatty acid desaturase has translation MRRSDFILTPYCRSDDRIASWQLVNTVVPYLLLWALVMRLLAAGHPWLCAPLLVVMVLFSGRCFSLMHDCGHRSLFRTAWMNRGAGFLLGVINAIPQHPWSEGHAYHHRHNGNWELYRGPSALISVDEFLNLSAGQQRFYQFLRHPLMLFPGGFFYLVIKPRVALLLGSVDALRHAARTWRQNPRTPFNKLLSTHTSKHWYSSSQFVDLLLNNICVISGWVLLSHWLGAGRFWSVYSIVMACSAALFICIFFVQHNFETSYAHRTEGWSGLTGALDGTSLLLLPPILNWFTADIGFHNIHHLCETIPNYRLRACHERNAELLKHAQVLHIRDIPDCFKFVLWDRNRDRLQSVAAALAEALAGAAGPQAPVVEARA, from the coding sequence GTGCGCCGCTCCGATTTCATCCTCACCCCCTATTGCCGCAGCGACGACCGCATCGCTAGCTGGCAGCTGGTCAACACCGTGGTGCCCTACCTGTTGCTGTGGGCGCTGGTGATGCGGCTGCTGGCAGCCGGTCACCCTTGGCTGTGCGCCCCGCTGCTGGTGGTGATGGTGCTGTTCTCCGGGCGGTGCTTTTCGCTGATGCACGATTGCGGCCACCGCTCGCTGTTCCGCACCGCCTGGATGAACCGGGGCGCGGGCTTCCTGCTGGGTGTGATCAATGCCATTCCGCAGCATCCCTGGTCGGAAGGGCACGCCTATCACCACCGCCACAACGGCAACTGGGAGCTCTACCGAGGCCCATCGGCGCTGATTTCGGTAGACGAATTCCTCAACCTCTCAGCCGGCCAGCAGCGTTTTTACCAGTTTCTGCGTCACCCGCTGATGCTGTTTCCCGGTGGCTTCTTCTATCTGGTGATCAAGCCCCGCGTGGCCCTGTTGCTTGGCAGTGTGGATGCGCTGCGCCATGCGGCGCGCACCTGGCGCCAGAACCCACGCACGCCCTTCAACAAACTGCTCAGCACCCACACCTCAAAGCACTGGTATTCCTCTTCCCAGTTTGTTGATCTGCTTCTGAACAACATCTGCGTGATCAGCGGCTGGGTGCTGCTCTCCCATTGGCTGGGGGCCGGACGTTTCTGGAGTGTGTATTCGATCGTGATGGCCTGCTCGGCGGCGCTGTTCATCTGCATCTTCTTCGTGCAGCACAACTTTGAAACCTCCTATGCCCATCGCACCGAGGGCTGGAGTGGCTTAACCGGCGCTCTCGATGGCACGAGCCTTTTGTTATTGCCGCCGATCCTGAACTGGTTCACCGCCGACATCGGCTTCCACAACATCCATCACCTCTGCGAAACGATCCCGAACTACCGCCTGCGGGCCTGCCACGAACGCAACGCAGAGCTCCTGAAACACGCCCAGGTTCTGCACATCCGCGACATACCGGATTGCTTCAAGTTCGTCCTGTGGGATCGCAACCGCGATCGCCTGCAGTCGGTGGCGGCCGCCCTCGCGGAAGCGTTGGCCGGCGCCGCCGGGCCACAGGCTCCTGTGGTTGAGGCACGGGCCTGA
- a CDS encoding DUF427 domain-containing protein, which translates to MERVADYPRPPALVASTAHVEVQALGRRLADSHRSLLVKETFHPPTVYLPPEAVQLELLEAVPGRSFCEWKGLATYVDVVLDERRLRRAGWTYTDPTPAFRELAGWFSFYPALMDACFLDGERVTPQPGGFYGGWITSQVCGPFKGDPRHPELI; encoded by the coding sequence ATGGAGCGCGTCGCTGACTATCCCCGTCCCCCCGCCCTCGTGGCGAGCACAGCCCATGTGGAAGTGCAGGCCCTGGGCAGGCGGCTCGCCGACAGCCACCGCTCCCTGCTGGTGAAGGAAACCTTCCATCCCCCCACGGTCTACCTACCACCGGAGGCCGTGCAGCTGGAGCTGCTTGAGGCTGTGCCGGGCCGCAGCTTCTGCGAGTGGAAGGGGCTGGCCACCTACGTGGATGTGGTGCTGGACGAGCGGCGCCTGCGCCGTGCCGGCTGGACCTACACAGACCCCACGCCGGCGTTCCGTGAGCTGGCCGGCTGGTTCAGCTTCTATCCGGCCTTGATGGACGCCTGTTTCCTCGATGGTGAGCGGGTGACGCCGCAACCCGGAGGCTTCTACGGTGGCTGGATCACCTCGCAGGTGTGCGGCCCGTTCAAGGGAGATCCACGGCACCCGGAGCTGATCTGA
- a CDS encoding rhomboid family intramembrane serine protease, translating to MVKLKQTFWLPLLVVAVPWGQELIDQIFFGGQWNLPMQPGGSFMGVLTAPFSHGGFGHLIGNTLWFLPLSWLVLLKSWRDYLAVWLGVYATAIPVWLLWPNGSHGLSGVVFGLLGYLLVIGFLEKRPLVLALSLFSLVSYGGLLPSLIPFFSPPGVSWIGHASGFAGGILAAGAIYREPAPGPRL from the coding sequence ATGGTCAAACTGAAGCAGACCTTCTGGCTGCCGCTGTTGGTGGTGGCGGTGCCCTGGGGCCAGGAGCTGATCGACCAGATCTTCTTCGGCGGCCAGTGGAACCTGCCGATGCAGCCCGGTGGCTCGTTTATGGGCGTGCTCACGGCGCCGTTCAGCCACGGCGGCTTCGGCCACCTGATCGGCAACACCCTCTGGTTCCTGCCGCTGTCCTGGCTGGTGCTGCTGAAGAGCTGGCGCGACTACCTGGCGGTGTGGCTCGGGGTGTACGCCACCGCCATTCCGGTGTGGCTGCTCTGGCCCAATGGCAGCCATGGCCTTTCGGGGGTGGTGTTCGGCTTGCTGGGCTATCTGCTGGTGATCGGTTTTCTGGAGAAGCGCCCGCTGGTGTTGGCCCTGTCGCTGTTCAGCCTGGTGAGCTACGGCGGCCTGCTGCCCAGCCTGATTCCCTTCTTCTCCCCACCGGGAGTGAGCTGGATCGGCCATGCGTCCGGATTCGCAGGCGGCATACTGGCGGCTGGGGCGATCTACCGGGAGCCCGCACCAGGACCGAGGCTTTAG
- a CDS encoding Nif11-like leader peptide family natural product precursor, whose amino-acid sequence MSLAQLDAFLAHARRTPALQARLAEPLELEAFLALASQEGYAVEERDVLAARERDESQCSAAELQQRAGADARRLRSFIPG is encoded by the coding sequence GTGAGCCTCGCCCAACTCGATGCCTTCCTGGCTCACGCCCGCCGCACTCCGGCCCTGCAGGCGCGCCTGGCTGAACCGCTGGAGCTGGAGGCGTTCCTCGCCCTGGCCTCTCAGGAGGGTTACGCGGTGGAGGAGCGCGACGTGCTCGCCGCGCGCGAACGGGATGAGTCGCAGTGCAGCGCCGCCGAGCTGCAGCAGCGGGCAGGCGCCGATGCCCGCCGCCTGCGCAGTTTCATCCCTGGCTGA
- a CDS encoding potassium channel family protein gives MFAPAFRHDPSALLRLERRLRFYPALLLLTVLVMASFALPMEWRPLGALGYGLTLLLLVVAMGGPIRLAGRPCLGNLLYRLLGLSVLMVQGLWSFAPAGAQRSGLPLLVMVTVFITWSVLRLLALLALEPTVERRVLMGAVAGYLLLGLTAGLLMTILETIVPGSFTALDASTQLLGPITSAEMQKLIWQLDFVRLNYFAFVCLTTVGFGDIAPQTPQAQMLTISFCVIGPTYMALVLGLLINRSNSAEAQEVAEALRQLKAGRPPSP, from the coding sequence TTGTTCGCTCCGGCCTTCCGGCATGACCCCAGCGCGCTGCTGCGCCTGGAACGTCGCCTGCGCTTCTACCCCGCCCTGCTGCTGCTCACCGTGCTGGTGATGGCGAGCTTCGCCCTGCCGATGGAATGGCGCCCGCTCGGCGCCCTCGGCTACGGGCTCACCCTGCTGCTGCTCGTGGTCGCCATGGGCGGACCGATCCGGCTCGCGGGACGGCCCTGTCTCGGCAATCTCCTTTACCGCCTGCTGGGCCTCTCGGTCCTGATGGTGCAAGGGCTGTGGTCGTTTGCCCCCGCCGGCGCGCAGCGCAGCGGGCTGCCGCTGCTGGTGATGGTCACGGTATTCATCACCTGGAGCGTGCTGCGGCTGCTGGCGCTGCTGGCACTGGAGCCCACGGTGGAGCGGCGGGTGCTGATGGGTGCCGTGGCCGGCTATCTGCTGCTCGGCCTCACCGCCGGGCTGTTGATGACGATCCTCGAGACGATCGTGCCCGGCAGCTTCACGGCGCTGGATGCCTCGACGCAGCTGCTCGGGCCGATCACCTCGGCCGAGATGCAGAAGCTCATCTGGCAGCTCGATTTCGTGCGGCTCAACTATTTCGCCTTCGTCTGCCTCACCACCGTGGGCTTCGGGGACATCGCCCCCCAGACCCCGCAGGCGCAGATGCTCACGATCAGCTTCTGCGTGATCGGCCCCACCTACATGGCCCTGGTGCTGGGCTTGCTGATCAACCGCTCCAATTCCGCCGAGGCGCAGGAGGTGGCGGAAGCGCTCAGGCAGCTCAAGGCCGGTCGTCCGCCATCGCCCTGA
- a CDS encoding SOS response-associated peptidase, whose product MCGRYSLTSDLDRLLPRLGGRLPADLAAHHAARPEVRPGEPVLALRQEHGVIGAALLLWGLLPEWAKDPLGAPRPINARAETVAEKASFRGAWRHRRCLLPADAFYEWSGPKGRRRPWRIHRRDQQLFWLAGVWDRWIGPDGSEVESCCVLTTAPNALMAPIHDRMPVILPDGLEEAWLAPSDGAGLRALEPLLRGWEPEAWQADPLGTDTRETGRAAAQLDLFG is encoded by the coding sequence ATGTGTGGCCGCTACTCCCTCACCAGCGATCTCGACCGCCTGCTGCCGCGGCTCGGCGGTCGCCTGCCGGCGGATCTGGCGGCCCATCACGCCGCCCGGCCCGAGGTGCGCCCGGGCGAGCCGGTGCTGGCCCTGCGCCAGGAGCACGGCGTGATCGGCGCCGCCCTGCTGCTCTGGGGCCTGCTGCCGGAATGGGCCAAGGACCCGCTCGGGGCACCGCGGCCGATCAACGCCCGCGCCGAAACGGTGGCGGAGAAAGCCTCCTTCCGTGGCGCCTGGCGCCACCGCCGCTGCCTGTTGCCCGCCGACGCTTTCTACGAATGGAGCGGCCCGAAGGGACGGCGCCGGCCCTGGCGGATCCACCGCCGCGATCAGCAGCTGTTCTGGCTGGCGGGAGTATGGGACCGCTGGATCGGCCCTGACGGCAGCGAGGTGGAGAGCTGCTGCGTGCTCACCACCGCGCCCAATGCGCTGATGGCGCCGATCCACGACCGCATGCCGGTGATCCTTCCCGACGGCCTGGAGGAAGCGTGGCTGGCGCCCAGCGATGGCGCGGGGCTGCGGGCCCTGGAGCCGCTGCTGCGCGGCTGGGAGCCGGAGGCCTGGCAGGCGGATCCACTCGGGACTGACACCAGGGAGACCGGCAGAGCGGCAGCGCAGCTGGATCTGTTCGGCTGA
- the ftsH gene encoding ATP-dependent zinc metalloprotease FtsH, whose protein sequence is MALRQDENKPNRRFSIINLVLIGFGVLLLFSNFLPNPATQVPRVPYSLFIDQVNDGNVKRAFITQDQIRYELSNAPEGSPSVLATTPIFDMDLPQRLEQKGVEFAAAPPKRPSFFTTLLSWVVPPLIFIVVLQFFARRSMGGGGAQGALSFTKSKARVYVPDEESRVTFADVAGVDEAKAELSEIVDFLKTPERYVEIGARIPKGVLLVGPPGTGKTLLAKAVAGESGVPFFIISGSEFVELFVGAGAARVRDLFEQAKQKAPCIIFIDELDAIGKSRGGSMGVVGGNDEREQTLNQLLTEMDGFTSKDKPVIVVGATNQPETLDAALLRPGRFDRQVLVDRPDLSGRKTILEIYADKVKLAPGVDLDKIAQATSGFAGADLANLVNEAALLAARVKRTSVEQGDLNEAIERVVAGLEKRSRVLQDDEKRVVAYHEVGHAIVGHLMPGGAKVAKISIVPRGMSALGYTLQLPQEERFLNSKEDLEGQIATLLGGRSAEEVVFGEITTGAANDLQRATDIAEQMVGTYGMSDTLGPLAYDKQGGNRFLGNGSNPRRVVSDSTAVAIDREVRSLVDRAHERALAILKGNRGLLEDIAAKILEKEVIEGDELKQLLSSSVMPEDAAFAEPVPVPA, encoded by the coding sequence ATGGCCCTCCGTCAGGACGAGAACAAGCCGAACCGCCGTTTCAGCATCATCAATCTGGTGCTGATCGGCTTCGGCGTGTTGCTGCTGTTCAGCAACTTCCTGCCGAACCCGGCCACCCAGGTGCCGCGCGTGCCCTATTCCCTGTTCATCGACCAGGTCAATGACGGCAATGTCAAACGTGCCTTCATCACCCAGGATCAGATCCGCTACGAGCTGAGCAACGCCCCTGAGGGATCGCCGTCGGTGCTGGCCACCACGCCGATCTTCGACATGGACCTGCCCCAGCGCCTGGAGCAGAAAGGGGTGGAATTCGCCGCTGCGCCACCGAAGCGCCCCAGCTTCTTCACCACCCTGTTGAGCTGGGTGGTGCCGCCATTGATCTTCATCGTGGTGCTGCAGTTCTTCGCCCGCCGTTCGATGGGCGGTGGCGGTGCCCAGGGCGCGCTCAGCTTCACAAAATCCAAGGCCCGCGTTTACGTGCCTGATGAGGAATCCCGCGTCACCTTCGCTGACGTGGCCGGCGTGGATGAAGCCAAGGCCGAGCTCTCCGAGATCGTCGACTTCCTCAAGACCCCTGAGCGCTATGTGGAGATCGGCGCCCGCATCCCCAAAGGCGTGCTGCTGGTGGGCCCTCCGGGCACCGGCAAAACCCTCCTGGCCAAGGCAGTGGCGGGTGAATCCGGCGTGCCGTTCTTCATCATCTCCGGCTCGGAATTCGTGGAGCTGTTCGTGGGTGCCGGTGCCGCCCGCGTGCGTGATCTGTTCGAGCAGGCCAAACAGAAGGCACCCTGCATCATCTTCATCGACGAACTCGATGCCATCGGCAAGAGCCGGGGCGGCTCGATGGGCGTGGTGGGCGGCAACGACGAACGGGAGCAGACCCTCAACCAGTTGCTCACCGAAATGGATGGCTTCACCTCCAAGGACAAGCCGGTGATCGTGGTGGGAGCCACCAACCAGCCGGAAACCCTCGATGCCGCCCTGCTGCGTCCTGGCCGTTTCGACCGCCAGGTGCTGGTCGACCGCCCCGACCTCTCCGGCCGCAAGACGATCCTGGAGATCTACGCCGACAAGGTGAAACTCGCCCCTGGCGTCGATCTCGACAAGATCGCCCAGGCCACCAGCGGCTTCGCCGGTGCCGACCTGGCCAACCTGGTGAATGAAGCGGCCCTGCTGGCGGCACGGGTCAAGCGCACCTCGGTGGAACAGGGCGACCTCAACGAAGCGATCGAACGGGTGGTGGCGGGCCTCGAGAAGCGCAGCCGCGTCCTGCAGGACGACGAGAAGCGGGTGGTGGCCTACCACGAAGTGGGCCACGCGATCGTGGGGCACCTGATGCCCGGCGGCGCCAAGGTGGCCAAGATCTCGATCGTGCCGCGCGGCATGTCGGCACTCGGCTACACCCTGCAGCTGCCGCAGGAAGAGCGCTTCCTCAATTCCAAGGAAGACCTCGAAGGCCAGATCGCCACCCTGCTGGGCGGCCGTTCCGCCGAAGAGGTGGTGTTCGGTGAAATCACCACCGGCGCCGCCAACGACCTGCAGCGCGCTACCGATATCGCCGAGCAGATGGTGGGCACCTACGGCATGAGCGACACGCTCGGCCCCCTGGCCTACGACAAGCAGGGCGGCAACCGCTTCCTCGGCAACGGCAGCAACCCCCGCCGGGTGGTGAGCGATTCCACGGCGGTGGCGATCGACCGCGAGGTGCGCAGCCTGGTGGACCGGGCCCATGAACGGGCGCTGGCGATCCTCAAGGGGAACCGCGGCCTGCTGGAGGACATCGCCGCCAAGATCCTCGAGAAAGAGGTGATCGAAGGCGACGAGCTCAAGCAGCTGCTCTCCTCCAGCGTGATGCCTGAGGACGCCGCCTTCGCCGAGCCGGTGCCGGTTCCCGCCTGA
- the argF gene encoding ornithine carbamoyltransferase, producing MAFSFAALNPLQGHDLLSSADLNGDQTLELLRLAAALKRGEQRIDLGGKVLGLIFQKASTRTRVSFSVAMARLGGQTLDLNPAVTQVGRGEPIADTARVLSRYVDVLAIRTFAQSELEEYAHWASIPVINALTDLEHPCQALADYLTLQEAFCGSGSSSRAAADGLAGLTLAYVGDGNNVAHSLLLCGALLGVNVRIGCPPGFEPSAQVLDHARQLAGSRSSIEVSHDPVAVVRGAHGLYTDVWASMGQEQEQRQREQAFAGFCLDENLLAEADPRAIVLHCLPAHRGEEISAGVIEGSASRVFDQAENRLHVQQALLAALLGGVAG from the coding sequence ATGGCGTTCTCCTTCGCCGCCCTGAACCCGCTCCAAGGCCACGACCTGCTCTCCTCAGCCGATCTCAACGGGGACCAGACGCTGGAGCTGCTGCGGCTGGCGGCGGCGCTCAAGCGCGGTGAGCAACGCATCGATCTCGGCGGCAAAGTGCTGGGGCTGATCTTCCAGAAGGCCTCCACCCGCACGCGGGTGAGTTTTTCAGTGGCGATGGCCCGCCTCGGCGGCCAGACCCTCGACCTCAACCCGGCCGTCACCCAGGTGGGGCGCGGCGAACCGATCGCCGACACCGCCCGCGTGCTGAGCCGCTACGTGGACGTCCTGGCCATCCGCACCTTTGCCCAGAGCGAGCTGGAGGAGTACGCGCACTGGGCCTCGATTCCGGTGATCAATGCCCTCACCGATCTGGAGCACCCCTGCCAGGCCCTCGCCGACTACCTGACCCTGCAGGAGGCCTTCTGCGGCAGTGGCTCCAGCAGCCGTGCGGCGGCGGATGGCCTTGCCGGCCTCACATTGGCCTACGTGGGCGATGGCAACAATGTGGCTCACTCGCTGTTGCTCTGCGGCGCCTTACTGGGGGTGAATGTGAGGATCGGCTGCCCGCCGGGCTTCGAGCCGTCGGCGCAGGTGCTCGACCACGCCCGCCAGCTGGCGGGCAGCCGCAGCAGCATTGAGGTGAGCCACGATCCGGTGGCGGTGGTACGCGGCGCCCATGGCCTCTACACCGATGTGTGGGCCTCGATGGGGCAGGAGCAGGAGCAGCGCCAGCGCGAGCAGGCCTTCGCCGGCTTCTGCCTTGATGAAAACCTGCTGGCGGAAGCCGATCCGCGCGCGATCGTGCTCCACTGCCTGCCGGCCCACCGGGGCGAGGAGATCAGCGCCGGTGTGATCGAAGGCAGCGCCAGCCGCGTCTTCGACCAGGCGGAGAACCGCCTACATGTGCAGCAGGCGCTGCTGGCGGCCCTGCTGGGGGGTGTGGCGGGCTGA
- the lexA gene encoding transcriptional repressor LexA, with protein sequence MPLAPAGSGGENGPQGELTSAQQELFDWLAGYIGEHRHSPSIRQMMEAMGLRSPAPIQSRLRHLQQKGWITWQEGQARTLQLLGGQRPGIPVLGTVAAGGLVEPFHDNEERLDLQPVLDTRGLFALTVNGDSMVDAHIDHGDVVLMEPVADPARLKPGTIVAALVPGSGTTLKHFQRVGRQVRLEAANPAYEPIVLDADQVTVQGRLVAVWRQV encoded by the coding sequence CTGCCGCTGGCGCCTGCCGGCTCCGGCGGCGAGAACGGCCCCCAGGGCGAGCTCACCAGCGCCCAGCAGGAGCTGTTCGACTGGCTTGCCGGCTACATCGGTGAACACCGCCACAGCCCCTCGATCCGCCAGATGATGGAGGCCATGGGGCTGCGCTCCCCGGCGCCGATCCAGAGCCGCCTGCGCCACCTGCAGCAGAAAGGCTGGATCACCTGGCAGGAGGGTCAGGCCCGCACCCTGCAGCTGCTGGGCGGCCAGCGGCCGGGCATTCCGGTGCTTGGCACGGTGGCGGCGGGCGGGCTGGTGGAACCCTTCCACGACAACGAGGAGCGGCTCGATCTGCAGCCCGTGCTCGACACCCGCGGCCTGTTCGCCCTCACCGTGAACGGCGACAGCATGGTGGACGCCCACATCGACCACGGCGATGTGGTGCTGATGGAGCCGGTGGCCGACCCGGCCCGGCTGAAGCCGGGCACGATCGTGGCGGCGCTGGTGCCAGGCAGCGGCACCACCCTCAAGCACTTCCAGCGGGTCGGGCGCCAGGTGCGGCTGGAGGCCGCCAACCCGGCCTACGAACCGATCGTGCTGGACGCCGATCAGGTCACGGTGCAGGGCCGGCTGGTGGCCGTCTGGCGCCAGGTGTGA
- a CDS encoding potassium/proton antiporter, whose protein sequence is MINVSMLLVGVLLLVGIGSSKFSARLGVPVLVLFLGVGMLAGSEGLGRIPFEDYALASNAGSAALALILFDGGLRTSLSAVRSVWRPALALSTVGVLITSLLTGLTAAWVLQLPLLQGLLLGSIVGSTDAAAVFSVLRTSGLKLPERLTDTLEVESGSNDPMAIFLTVGLISLITGSSDSFQGLVGLFFSQFGVGSLVGIAVGRLAAWAVNRIHLHYPGLYPLLALAFGLVAFGLAAVLGGSGFLAVYVAGIVLGNSSIVFRRGIFSFHDALAWLGQIVLFVMLGLLSFPSRLLAVAGEGLLIALVLILLARPLAVVVSLLPFRFRRRELTFLSWVGLKGAVPITLATFPLLAGVPQSQLIFNAVFFVVLISAITQGWSLPLVARWLRIGRPADPAPALSVEIHALRHVDGEIVDYTVKPGAQVAGQHLRDLALPDGVLVTLILRGKQVVMPRGSTPLEPGDHVFVALRTRLQPLIDRLFDPQPEPPSLPADLSLSFNAATTVEQLHRFFGFPLPAPGPASSPGQSLASLLPEDTPKAMTRLGVFRLEAGADGDYVSVRMARSDHD, encoded by the coding sequence GTGATCAACGTCTCCATGCTGCTGGTGGGCGTGCTGCTGCTGGTGGGCATCGGCTCCAGCAAATTCTCCGCCCGCCTCGGTGTGCCGGTGCTGGTGCTGTTTCTCGGCGTGGGCATGCTGGCGGGTTCGGAGGGCCTCGGGCGCATCCCCTTCGAGGACTACGCCTTGGCCAGCAACGCCGGCAGCGCGGCGCTGGCTTTGATCCTGTTCGACGGCGGCCTGCGCACGTCCCTGAGCGCGGTGCGATCCGTCTGGCGCCCGGCGTTGGCGCTCTCCACCGTGGGGGTGCTGATCACCTCGCTGCTCACGGGCCTGACAGCCGCCTGGGTGCTGCAACTGCCATTGCTGCAGGGGCTGCTGCTGGGAAGCATCGTCGGCTCCACGGATGCGGCGGCGGTGTTTTCGGTGCTGCGCACCAGCGGGCTGAAGTTGCCAGAGCGCCTCACCGACACCCTTGAAGTGGAAAGCGGGTCGAACGACCCAATGGCCATCTTCCTCACCGTTGGGCTGATCAGCCTGATCACCGGCAGCAGCGATTCCTTCCAGGGTCTGGTGGGGTTGTTTTTCAGTCAGTTCGGCGTGGGCAGCCTGGTGGGCATCGCCGTGGGCCGGCTGGCGGCCTGGGCGGTGAACCGGATCCATCTCCATTACCCGGGCCTCTATCCGCTGCTGGCACTGGCCTTTGGGCTGGTTGCCTTCGGGTTGGCGGCGGTGCTGGGGGGCAGCGGCTTTCTGGCGGTGTACGTCGCCGGCATCGTGCTCGGCAACAGTTCGATCGTGTTCCGGCGCGGCATCTTCTCCTTTCACGATGCGCTGGCCTGGCTGGGCCAGATCGTGCTGTTCGTGATGCTCGGCCTGCTCAGCTTTCCCAGTCGGCTGCTGGCCGTTGCCGGCGAGGGGCTGCTGATCGCCCTGGTGCTGATCCTGTTGGCGCGACCCTTGGCGGTGGTGGTGTCCCTGCTGCCGTTCCGTTTTCGACGGCGCGAGCTCACCTTTCTTTCCTGGGTGGGCCTGAAGGGGGCGGTGCCGATCACCCTGGCCACCTTTCCGCTGCTGGCCGGAGTTCCCCAGAGCCAGCTGATCTTTAATGCGGTGTTTTTTGTGGTGCTGATCTCGGCGATCACCCAGGGCTGGTCGTTGCCGTTGGTGGCGCGCTGGCTGCGCATCGGCCGCCCGGCGGATCCGGCACCGGCCCTGTCGGTGGAGATCCACGCCTTGCGCCATGTCGATGGCGAGATCGTTGATTACACCGTGAAGCCAGGCGCCCAGGTGGCCGGCCAGCACCTGCGCGATCTGGCCCTGCCCGATGGTGTCCTGGTCACGTTGATCCTGCGGGGCAAGCAGGTGGTGATGCCCCGGGGCTCCACGCCCCTGGAGCCAGGCGATCACGTGTTCGTGGCGTTGCGCACCCGGCTGCAACCCCTGATCGACCGGCTGTTCGATCCTCAGCCGGAGCCACCCTCACTGCCCGCGGATCTCTCGCTCAGCTTCAACGCTGCCACCACGGTGGAGCAGCTGCATCGCTTTTTCGGCTTCCCCCTGCCGGCTCCAGGGCCCGCCTCCAGCCCTGGTCAGAGCCTCGCGTCCTTGCTGCCAGAAGACACCCCCAAGGCAATGACTCGCCTTGGCGTCTTCCGCCTGGAGGCTGGAGCGGACGGTGACTACGTCTCTGTCCGGATGGCCCGCAGCGATCACGACTGA
- a CDS encoding CopD family protein encodes MSPFPLLVIVHALAATVWTGGHLVLDLGVLPKALREREAAQIRAFEDTFEPLGLSALAIQVVTGAWMGWIYLPGFRGLLNPANPIGMLVGVKLLLLAGTAALALHARLQLIPTLNDDNLNGLAWHIRAITALAIAFVVVGALIRLGGLG; translated from the coding sequence GTGTCGCCCTTTCCGCTGCTGGTGATCGTTCATGCCCTGGCGGCCACGGTCTGGACCGGTGGCCATCTGGTGCTGGATCTGGGGGTGCTGCCCAAGGCGCTGCGGGAGCGGGAGGCAGCACAGATCCGCGCGTTTGAGGACACGTTCGAGCCGCTGGGGCTCAGCGCTCTGGCCATTCAGGTGGTCACCGGCGCCTGGATGGGCTGGATCTACCTGCCCGGCTTCCGCGGGCTGCTCAACCCGGCGAACCCGATCGGAATGCTCGTGGGGGTGAAACTGCTGCTGCTGGCCGGTACGGCCGCCCTGGCCCTGCACGCCCGGCTGCAGCTGATCCCCACCCTCAACGACGACAATCTCAACGGCCTGGCCTGGCACATCCGCGCCATCACCGCCCTGGCGATCGCTTTCGTGGTGGTGGGCGCCTTGATCCGTCTGGGCGGGCTGGGGTGA